The following are from one region of the Silene latifolia isolate original U9 population chromosome 9, ASM4854445v1, whole genome shotgun sequence genome:
- the LOC141600422 gene encoding exocyst complex component SEC15A has product MSAKTKRRTVAENGDTGTAEDLVLATLIGNGEDLSPLVRHAFEAGRPEPLLYQLRNVSKKKETEIEELCRLHYEEFIVAVDELRGVLVDAEELKAELQTDNFKLQDVGAALLAKMDELLESYSIKKNITEAIKMSKMCSQLLELCAKCNVHVSEGKFYPALKTIELIESDYLKNIPVKKLRKVVEVKIPAIKLHIEKKVCSEVNEWLFHIRSLAKDIGQTAIGHTATSHQREEEMLARQREVEEQSRSGTAESGFSLDVDVEEEDLSLKIDLTPIYRAYHIHKCLGIGERFREYYYNNRSAQLNSDLQIFSSQSFLESHQTFLGQIAGYFIVEDRVLRTTGGLLEDSQVETMLETAVSKITSVAERQFAQMSNTSHFLLLKGYMTLFGATLKNYGYEVNSLLEAINGTKDKYSKLLMGRCRKQLSDIVANDTYEQMLLSKESDYHANVLSFQLQTSDIMPAFPYVAPFSSMVPEACRVVKSFIKDFVDYLSTGGDMNLFDAVRKCLDSVLIDVLNEVILDKISDTSIGVSKAMQIAANVAFLERACDFFLKTAAQICGGSARLVDRPQAALTAQVVLKTSRDAAYIALLSLVNAQLDEFMALPDSINWTPDDVPQNGHEYMNEVIIYLETLLSTAQQILPLDAVYKVGTGALEHVSNSITAAFLIDSVKRFNGNAVMAINSDLKILENFADERFESTGLSEIYKEGSFRMCLIEARQLINLLLSSQPENFMNPVIRERNYNTLEIKKVALICDKFKDTADTLFGSLSNRNAKTSTRKKSLDVLKRRLRDFS; this is encoded by the coding sequence ATGAGTGCTAAAACAAAAAGAAGAACAGTTGCCGAAAATGGCGATACTGGGACTGCTGAGGACTTGGTTCTTGCTACATTGATTGGCAATGGTGAGGATTTGAGTCCCCTTGTCAGGCATGCCTTTGAAGCAGGCCGTCCTGAACCGCTGTTGTATCAGCTTAGGAATGTGTCGAAGAAGAAGGAAACGGAGATCGAGGAGCTATGTAGGCTTCACTATGAGGAATTCATTGTCGCTGTTGACGAGCTTCGAGGTGTGTTAGTAGATGCCGAGGAGCTCAAAGCTGAGCTCCAAACAGATAATTTTAAGTTGCAAGATGTGGGTGCTGCCCTTTTGGCTAAAATGGATGAACTTCTTGAGTCGTATTCAATCAAGAAGAATATAACTGAGGCTATTAAGATGTCCAAAATGTGTTCTCAGTTGTTGGAGCTTTGTGCAAAGTGTAATGTTCATGTGTCAGAGGGGAAGTTCTACCCTGCTTTGAAGACCATTGAGCTGATTGAGAGTGATTACCTGAAGAATATCCCGGTGAAGAAGCTACGGAAGGTAGTGGAGGTGAAAATCCCGGCTATAAAGTTACACATTGAGAAGAAAGTTTGTAGTGAAGTTAATGAATGGTTGTTTCACATTAGGAGCTTGGCCAAGGATATTGGCCAAACTGCTATCGGACATACTGCCACTTCGCACCAGAGGGAGGAGGAAATGCTCGCTCGTCAGAGGGAAGTGGAGGAACAAAGTCGTTCTGGGACGGCTGAGTCAGGATTTAGTTTAGATGTTGATGTTGAGGAGGAGGATTTGAGTTTGAAGATTGATCTTACTCCTATTTACCGGGCATATCACATCCACAAATGTCTCGGGATTGGGGAGAGGTTTCGAGAGTATTATTATAATAATCGATCAGCACAACTCAATTCTGACTTGCAGATATTTTCATCCCAGTCCTTTCTTGAATCTCATCAAACCTTCTTGGGCCAGATAGCAGGATACTTTATAGTGGAAGATCGGGTTTTGAGAACTACAGGAGGTTTGCTGGAGGATAGTCAGGTTGAGACAATGTTGGAAACTGCTGTTTCTAAGATCACTTCTGTGGCTGAGAGACAGTTTGCCCAAATGAGTAATACAAGTCATTTCCTTCTTCTGAAAGGTTATATGACACTTTTCGGGGCAACACTTAAGAATTATGGGTACGAAGTGAATTCACTTCTTGAGGCTATAAATGGCACCAAAGATAAGTACAGCAAACTTCTGATGGGAAGATGCCGGAAACAGTTATCAGATATTGTTGCTAATGATACCTATGAGCAGATGTTGCTGAGCAAGGAATCTGATTACCATGCAAATGTACTGTCTTTTCAACTCCAAACATCAGATATCATGCCTGCTTTCCCATATGTTGCACCATTCTCTTCCATGGTACCAGAAGCATGCCGTGTTGTCAAATCATTTATCAAGGATTTTGTGGATTACTTATCTACTGGTGGTGATATGAACCTTTTTGATGCTGTGAGGAAGTGTCTAGATTCGGTATTGATTGATGTCCTAAATGAAGTCATACTTGATAAAATTAGCGATACCTCCATTGGCGTGTCCAAAGCAATGCAAATTGCAGCAAATGTTGCTTTTCTTGAAAGGGCTTGTGATTTTTTCCTCAAGACTGCTGCCCAAATATGCGGGGGTTCGGCCCGTTTGGTGGACCGACCACAAGCAGCTTTAACAGCGCAAGTCGTTCTAAAGACATCTCGAGATGCTGCCTATATCGCCCTATTGAGTTTAGTAAATGCCCAACTAGATGAGTTTATGGCACTCCCTGACAGTATCAATTGGACACCAGATGATGTGCCACAAAATGGGCATGAGTACATGAATGAAGTGATAATTTACCTTGAAACCCTTCTTTCCACTGCTCAGCAAATTTTACCTCTCGATGCGGTGTACAAGGTTGGTACTGGGGCTCTTGAGCATGTTTCCAATTCCATCACAGCTGCTTTTCTTATTGACAGTGTCAAAAGGTTCAATGGCAATGCAGTCATGGCTATAAACAGCGATCTTAAGATTTTAGAGAATTTTGCCGACGAGAGGTTTGAGAGTACTGGGCTGAGTGAAATTTACAAGGAAGGTAGTTTTAGGATGTGCCTAATTGAAGCACGGCAGTTGATAAACCTTCTCCTGAGTAGTCAACCTGAAAATTTCATGAACCCTGTCATAAGGGAGAGGAATTACAATACCCTTGAAATTAAGAAGGTGGCTCTAATCTGTGATAAATTCAAGGACACCGCCGATACTTTGTTCGGAAGTCTGTCAAACCGGAATGCAAAAACTAGTACAAGGAAGAAATCTTTAGATGTGTTGAAAAGGCGATTGCGGGATTTCAGCTAA